In Pirellulales bacterium, the following proteins share a genomic window:
- a CDS encoding hemolysin III family protein, protein MQIVQHREAQHAERDERETVESRLDSARDAVRARLREEDKLNTATHALGFVLSLIGCEWLMSRVVQSGDGWQIAGCAVYAAALVAVYAASSLSHHFQRPRLRRLFRILDQAFIFLLIAGTFTPISLSYLRQGAWWALFAAVWAIALFGFFSKAIFAHRVDAVTTGLHVALGWLPAMALKPMIGLVPGGLFGWMLCGGLCYTAGTFFLQRDERVPYFHAVWHLLVIAGSACHFWGIYTYCAVATA, encoded by the coding sequence ATGCAGATCGTACAGCACAGAGAAGCGCAGCACGCGGAACGGGACGAGCGGGAAACCGTCGAGAGCCGGCTTGATTCGGCCCGCGATGCGGTGCGGGCGAGGCTGCGCGAAGAAGACAAGCTGAACACGGCCACGCACGCCTTGGGCTTCGTGCTCAGTCTGATCGGCTGCGAATGGCTGATGTCACGGGTGGTGCAGTCGGGCGACGGCTGGCAGATTGCCGGTTGCGCGGTCTATGCCGCGGCGCTGGTGGCGGTCTACGCGGCGTCGTCGCTCTCGCATCACTTTCAGCGTCCGCGGCTGCGGCGGCTATTCCGCATTCTCGACCAGGCGTTCATCTTTCTCTTGATTGCCGGAACGTTCACGCCGATCTCGCTGAGCTATCTTCGCCAAGGGGCGTGGTGGGCGCTGTTCGCCGCCGTTTGGGCAATTGCCCTCTTCGGTTTTTTCTCGAAGGCGATCTTCGCCCATCGGGTCGACGCCGTCACCACGGGACTGCACGTCGCGCTCGGCTGGCTGCCGGCGATGGCGCTCAAGCCGATGATCGGCCTGGTGCCGGGCGGGCTGTTTGGGTGGATGTTGTGTGGCGGTCTGTGCTATACGGCGGGCACCTTTTTCTTGCAGCGCGACGAGCGAGTGCCCTACTTTCACGCGGTCTGGCACCTGCTGGTGATTGCCGGCAGCGCGTGTCATTTCTGGGGTATTTATACCTATTGCGCCGTGGCGACCGCGTAA